The following are encoded in a window of Plectropomus leopardus isolate mb chromosome 23, YSFRI_Pleo_2.0, whole genome shotgun sequence genomic DNA:
- the LOC121962483 gene encoding protein phosphatase methylesterase 1-like — MWEENFDSEHEVGGKLDYSPVSWREYFDQMENVFIGRADSRDVFRIYKSGHDGPLLVLLHGGGHSALSWAVFTKVIANRVTCRVLAMDLRGHGDTLVRQSDDFSTQTMSSDVANVIGACYGETPPPIVLIGHGVGGAIAVHTASNMLLPTTVGLVVIDVVEGSAMEVLHSIQNFLKGRPKSFMSMDQAIEWSVKSGQIRNLESARVSMVGQIKRCEVEEADTSEHAGPVTDVVVEGNEEFYDQSYVNDKENAASESVYMWRIDLSKSEKYWDGWFRGTSNLFLGCNLPKLLLLAGIDRLDRDLMIGQMQGKFMMQVLPPCGHAVQEDKPDKVADAVASFLLRHKFAEARGETRSSNSLTQ; from the exons ATGTGGGAGGAGAACTTCGATTCAGAACA TGAGGTTGGCGGTAAGCTCGACTACTCGCCGGTGTCCTGGCGGGAGTATTTTGACCAGATGGAGAACGTGTTTATAGGACGGGCCGACAGCAGGGACGTGTTCAGGATTTATAAATCAGGACATGATGGACCACTGCTGGTTCTGCTTCATGGAGGAGGACACTCGGCACTGTCCTGGGCCGTCTTCACC AAAGTCATCGCCAACAGGGTGACCTGCAGGGTACTTGCCATGGACCTCAGGGGTCACG GTGACACCCTGGTTCGCCAATCCGACGACTTCTCTACTCAAACCATGTCCAG CGATGTAGCCAATGTGATTGGGGCATGCTACGGTGAGACTCCTCCCCCCATCGTCCTGATTGGCCACGGTGTTGGCGGGGCGATCGCAGTGCATACAGCCAGCAACATGCTGCTACCAACCACTGTGGGCCTGGTGGTGATAGACGTTGTGGAAG GCAGTGCGATGGAGGTTCTCCACAGCATACAGAACTTCCTGAAGGGAAGACCCAAGTCCTTCATGTCCATGGATCAAGCTATTGAGTGGAG CGTCAAGAGCGGACAAATCAGAAACCTGGAATCTGCCAGAGTCTCAATGGTCGGTCAGATCAAAAG ATGTGAGGTGGAGGAGGCCGACACTTCGGAGCACGCCGGCCCGGTGACCGACGTGGTCGTCGAAGGTAACGAAGAGTTTTACGATCAGAGCTACGTCAACGACAAGGAAAACGCCGCTTCAGAG AGTGTGTACATGTGGCGTATAGATCTGTCCAAGTCAGAGAAGTACTGGGACGGCTGGTTTAGAGGAACCTCCAACCTCTTCCTGGGCTGCAATCTGCCCAAACTCCTGCTGCTGGCTG GAATCGACCGGCTGGACAGAGACCTGATGATCGGCCAGATGCAAG GTAAATTCATGATGCAGGTGCTGCCCCCCTGTGGACACGCAGTGCAAGAAGACAAACCAGACAAA GTCGCTGACGCTGTGGCCTCTTTCCTGCTGAGACACAAGTTTGCTGAAGCCAGAGGTGAAACCAGGAG CTCCAACTCTTTAACGCAATGA